One Mercenaria mercenaria strain notata chromosome 12, MADL_Memer_1, whole genome shotgun sequence DNA segment encodes these proteins:
- the LOC123534436 gene encoding sigma intracellular receptor 2-like: MERFVDFVYLLYFGSHIPIAIFFDSQAIMPSWIYPDQLRDVVKRYTSEYGDSMVAGTPAWYQSFINCEIFLLLPFCFVAVYAYWKGVSNNRWIRIPMIVYSTHVVTALLCIYHHIFLHDFSKDELPGPQNMNGRLILGLFYFPYFIVPVILLIDSLFHPIYKEKVTSFQTARASGKKIQ, from the exons ATGGAGCGATTTgttgattttgtgtatttattatattttggaaGTCATATTCCTATTGCGATTTTCTTTGACTCTCAAGCAATCATGCCAAGCTGGATCTATCCAGATCAG TTGAGAGATGTCGTAAAGCGGTACACAAGTGAGTATGGAGACTCCATGGTGGCAGGAACCCCAGCCTGGTACCAGTCGTTTATCAACTGCGAAATCTTCCTTCTCCTCCCTTTCTGCTTTGTTGCAGTTTATGCATACTGGAAAG GTGTATCTAACAACCGCTGGATTCGTATTCCAATGATTGTGTATTCAACTCATGTGGTTACCGCATTACTTTGTATCTATCATCATATCTTCCTACATGACTTCTCGAAAGATGAACTTCCTGGACCGCAGAACATGAACGGACGTCTCATTTTAGGATTGTTTTATTTTCCTTACTTTATAGTGCCAGTTATTCTTCTCATAGATTCACTTTTCCATCCGATTTATAAAGAGAAAGTGACTTCATTTCAGACAGCAAGGGCTAGTGGGAAGAAAATTCAATAG
- the LOC123534791 gene encoding sigma intracellular receptor 2-like, giving the protein MERFIDIIYLLYFASHIPVAMFIDSQAVLPRWIYPKPAVDLVDWYMVEFGDSMMKGTQAWFQSFIVCEILLQFPFFFVALYAFWKGVSKNRWIRIPLIVYSTHVTTVLICIYHHLFLHDFSKDDLPGPKTTRDRVILGLIYFPYFIVPVMLLIDALFSSVYRTEPTQTRTVKPHSKKTR; this is encoded by the exons ATGGAACGCTTTattgacattatttatttattatattttgctAGTCATATTCCAGTTGCTATGTTCATAGACTCGCAAGCAGTTCTACCAAGGTGGATTTACCCTAAACCG GCAGTTGATCTAGTTGACTGGTACATGGTGGAGTTTGGTGATTCAATGATGAAAGGGACACAAGCTTGGTTCCAATCATTTATAGTCTGTGAAATACTGTTACAGTTTCCTTTCTTCTTTGTTGCACTTTATGCTTTCTGGAAAG GTGTATCGAAGAACCGCTGGATAAGAATTCCATTAATTGTGTATTCAACTCATGTAACAACCGTTCTGATATGTATTTATCATCATCTCTTCTTGCATGACTTCTCAAAAGATGATTTACCAGGACCAAAGACCACGAGGGATCGTGTAATACTAGGACTGATATACTTTCCATACTTTATAGTGCCAGTGATGCTACTGATAGATGCCCTGTTCAGTTCAGTCTATAGGACAGAGCCGACACAAACAAGAACTGTTAAACCACACAGCAAGAAAACCCGATGA